One part of the Ornithorhynchus anatinus isolate Pmale09 chromosome 21, mOrnAna1.pri.v4, whole genome shotgun sequence genome encodes these proteins:
- the C21H11orf53 gene encoding uncharacterized protein C11orf53 homolog, with protein sequence MPPTNPTGTVCNAYTIGSIHRPKPEPPLDLSVLLHKAPGCYSNPAAITPRTGAAGLEEASTRTQLSWTEASAAPSGESSAGSTDVPQMPFVQIPGSPAGSGHHGIRRSFLSDSDFHTTKPFSSEAYVPALAKAFPGEPSAAQSYPPGLDPYFAEPYGDYHPTALTPASGSLFGASSLPPLLPPHFPSDSTHFLFRDSWDQMAADSLNQRDTVASDPLQTLSTSPSCLSPLEAGAPSHSRSSGWGPAAAGAQGYTRHSLEDVHSTPGYPGGPAYPLTSFMALSSDLAPKSLQLSPDESAEAAPQHDPPTWPREDGPGIWGPYECRRAY encoded by the exons ATGCCTCCAACCAACCCCACAGGCACCGTCTGCAACGCCTACACCATCGGTTCCATCCACCGGCCCAAGCCCGAGCCACCCCTCGACCTTAGCGTCCTGCTCCACAAAGCCCCGGGCTGCTATTCCAACCCGGCGGCCATAACTCCAAGGACCGGAGCGGCTGGGCTTGAAGAGGCCTCGACTCGGACTCAGCTCAGCTGGACGGAAGCCTCCGCAGCCCCCAGCGGGGAGAGTTCAGCT GGCAGCACAGATGTCCCCCAGATGCCGTTCGTCCAGATTCCAG GTTCCCCGGCTGGGTCGGGTCATCATGGCATTAGAAGATCTTTTTTATCCGACTCAGACTTCCACACCACGAAACCGTTTTCCAGCGAGGCCTACGTTCCAGCTCTGGCCAAGGCCTTTCCGGGAGAACCCTCCGCAGCCCAAAGCTACCCGCCCGGCCTGGACCCCTATTTCGCCGAGCCCTACGGAGACTACCACCCGACGGCCCTGACCCCCGCCTCCGGCTCGCTCTTCGGCGCTtcgtccctgcctcccctcctgccGCCACACTTTCCCAGCGACTCCACCCACTTCCTCTTT AGAGATTCGTGGGACCAGATGGCAGCAGACAGCCTGAACCAGAGAGACACGGTAGCCTCAGACCCCCTGCAGACCCTGTCGACCAGTCCCAGCTGCCTCTCACCCCTTGAGGctggagccccctcccactcCAGGAGTTCGGGCTGGGGCCCAGCAGCGGCGGGGGCTCAGGGTTACACCCGCCACAGCCTGGAGGATGTCCACTCAACCCCGGGGTACCCCGGAGGCCCGGCCTACCCACTGACCTCTTTCATGGCACTGAGCAGTGACCTCGCCCCCAagtctctccaactctctccggACGAATCTGCCGAAGCTGCCCCCCAGCACGACCCTCCGACCTGGCCCAGGGAGGATGGGCCCGGGATCTGGGGGCCGTATGAATGCCGCAGAGCTTACTGA